Part of the Deltaproteobacteria bacterium genome, TCCGACGATGAGTTTCAAGCGCTCAATATCAAACCCGGTAAGTTTCATGGCGATTGGAACTATACGCTTCTTCCTCGCTCTTAATCGGTAACTTAATTCTTGCCCATGCCTTACCGTCTTCGCTCCGACCGATGAGGCATTTGCAAAACTTCCCAAGGGAACGCTTGATGACCTCTTGAAACCTGAGAATAAAGCCAAGTTGCAAGCGATCCTGACCTATCATGTGGTGCCAGGCAAAGTGATGGCGGCTGATGTCGTTAAGCTCAACTCTGCCAAGACTGTCAACGGACAGGCCGTGACCATACAACTTCCACGCAGAATAGCCTCCAGCGCAGTAACAAGCGATGCCGGAATAACAAGCTGATAGAATCTGGGTACGTGTTTCGTTACCCGACGTTCCGCGAAGGATATTCCGCACTACTGACCACGATGTCGCATAAATCTTGAGGACGGGATGTGGGTACTTCTCGGTCTTGGTTTTCTCCTCTCCCTTGAGGGAGAGTACACGGGTAAAGGCCGCGACCGCCACCTCTATCTGACTCTCTCCCACGAGGGGCAGGGACAGCGCATAAAGTCAGCGCGGCTGATCGCACTTGGACTACTGTTTGTTGCACCGATTCTCCGGCTCTTTACGTTCGCGCCGCTTCAATGCACGCCTTACTGACAACAGAAGGAGGTCTCTGTGTCATCTCGTCACGAATGGTTAGGCCTTACGGGCTTTCTCGGGCTGTGCTTCGCCGTTGCGCTGGTTGGCTCGGAGTCCACGACGCCAGTCTTGAATGATTGGTATGCAAGGCTGCGCAAACCGAGCTGGACTCCGCCAAATTGGATCTTCGGTCCAGTGTGGTCAATCTTGTATACGTGTATGGCAGTTGCAGCGTGGTTAGTGTGGCGCAAGCACCAGTCGGTCGTTATCGTTGTGCCACTTGCGCTATTTATGGTGCAGCTTGCGCTCAACCTTGGGTGGTCAGTCATGTTCTTCGGAATGCAAAATCCGGGTGCCGCGTGTGTCGAAATCGTGTTCTTGTGGGGCGCGATTGTTGCGACACTGTTAGCCTTCTGGCGTGTGACAGCGATTGCTGGCTGGCTTCTGGTACCGTATCTCGGGTGGGTGACATTCGCAGTGGCGCTGAACTTTGCGATTTGGCAGTTGAACGATTAACGGAGGGCTGAGCTATGACACGAGTACTGATAGCTGGCTGTGGTGACGTTGGGACAGAACTGGGAATACGGTTAGCTGGCGATGGACATACCGTCTGGGGATTACGTCGCAACTGTGACAAGTTGCCGGCAGGCATCTCCCCATTTCCCGCTGACCTGACACAACCCGACACTCTCTGCTCCTTACCATCTGCAGTAGACGTCGTTTTCTACACTGCTGCCCCGAGCAGCTCGTCAGCCGAAAACTACCGAGCAACCTATGTGGATGGTGTACGTCATTTACTTTCCGCGTTAGTGACACAGGGGCATGAGCTGCAGCGATTTATTTTTGCCTCCAGTACCGGGGTCTATGCGCAGCAGTCAGGAGAATGGGTTGACGAGAGCTCCCCGACCGAGCCGGTTCATTTCTCTGGTCGAGAACTCCTCAGTGCTGAGCAAATAGTATTGCGCAGTGGCTTTCCCGCTATCGTCGTGCGGCTCGGTGGTATTTACGGACCAGGCCGAACTCGTTTGATTGACAGCGTACGACACGGAACAGCGGAATGCACGGCTGGACCGCCAGTCTACACCAACCGCATCCATCGAGATGACTGTGCCGGAGTATTACAACATGTGATGCAATTGACGCAGCCGAATAGTGTGTATGTCGCAGTGGACAATGAACCCGCTGAACAGAGTACCGTCTTACGATGGCTCGCCCTGCAACTCGGTCTGCCTCCGCCCCGGACCGTTCCTGCTGGGAATGCCGACGCCCGCGGTCACCGTAGTAATAAGCGCTGTCGAAATACCAAGCTGGTGGAAGCCGGGTACGTGTTTCGTTACCCTACCTTCCGTGAGGGATACCATGCGCTCCTGACCACCTGTGATCTCTTTATGATAACGCCTGTAAAGTGATCGACAGACGTTGTGGTTTTCCCTCGCGCCGAATGATGAGCGTGACCGTGTCACCGACCTGGTACTGGTCGAGTTCTGCAAAAAGATCATTACCGTTGTGTATGGGCGTATCGTTGATGGCGGTAATGACGTCGCCGAGTTGTACCCGACCTGCAGGATCTTGCCGTGTCGGACGAAGACCGGCGCGGGCGGCGACACTCTGTGGCACGACATCCAGAATGAGGACGCCATCGACGCCAAAACGCTGGGCGATCTGGTCTTCGACGAGCGTGACGCCAAGCCCAGGGCGCACGACTTTGCCGTGCGTGATCAGTTGGGGAACGGTCCGGTTGACAGTATCGACCGGGACCGCAAAGCCGACACCCGCGTAGGCCCCGGAAGGACTATAGATAGCAGTGTTGACGCCAATCAGGCGACCGGCACTATCGAGCAGCGGCCCTCCCGAGTTGCCGGGGTTAATGGCCGCGTCCGTCTGGATCACTCCTTGAATAGGCCGCCCAGTGCCCGATTCAATCTCTCGGCCCAGACCACTAATCACACCAGTGGTGAGGGTCTGATCTAACCCAAAGGGATTGCCGATGGCAAAGACTTTTTGCCCCACCGCCAGGTCTCGTGAAGTGCCGAGCGGGAGTGGCTTGAGCTGAGCTGCGGGTGCGCCAATCTTCAGCACAGCCAAATCTTTATCCGGCTCTACGCCGACAAGTTGCGCATCCCACGCAGACTGGTCGGCCAAGGTGACCCGCGCATAGCTTGCCCCTTCAAGAACATGAAAGTTGGTGACTACATGTCCCTGCGCACCCCAGAGAAAACCAGAGCCGGTGCCTTGTGGAATTTGCAGCAGATTGAAGCTGAACGCGTCGCGCTGGACAACCTCGGTGGTGATGTACACTACAGACGGAGATGATTCCTGAAAGAGGGAGATCGTCGCTTGCTCCTCAGTCGTCAACTCCGTCCGAGCAGCGATCGGACGGGGTTGGGCCTGCGGCGTTTGGAAATGCCGATTCTCGAAGGCCCAGTATTCAATCCCGAGGGCAAAGATAAGGCCGCTCAGAATGATGAGCCACCGCATGCGTCGTCGGCTTCTCGTGGGAAAGTCGGGAACTGTATGCTCGCTGTTCATCTGTACTCCGTTTATCGTTGCGTGTGCTCAACGCGTACCGTATTCCCGCGGCACCTCCCTGGTCACTACTGCTTGTGTCTCACTTTGCCATACGGGAGACGCAACTGCGCCTCGTGCTTTCGTCTGGACATCCCGGCGGGGTTGGATTCGCTATTTTCACTCTTCGTAGTTTTCATAGAACACATAGTTGGTGGCGTTTGCGTTGATCTCGAAGTAGACTTTCTTCTCTCCCGCATCGGCCTTGTAGTTGAGATTCTTATCCACTGTGCCATAGCCAAATCGATACGGCCGTATGGCATCTTCGTTCGTGCCGTAGGCGGTTGACAGTTTATCAATGCCGATAAATCTCATGGTAAGTTTATCTCCAGCATAGATGTCAAGTACGCCGTTCGTGCCGGTCCAATTCTGCACTGACCGACCAATTTGGTTTTGCGTTTCTTGTGTGCAACCGGTCAGTAGGCCAAAAATTAGAGTAAGACCTACTACGACGGACTGCGGTTTCTGGTATGTCATCCTGTTCTCCATAGTGGGGTGGTTCCCCCAGACTCTCTCAGTAGGCAATCTCAGTGCACGATTTCTTCGTGCACTGAGATAATCAGCGATTCATAGTAAGGATAACGGCGTACGACCGTAGGGATCGTGCGCCTCTGTCTTTTGGACCCCACACTTACAGTTCTGTAGCCAATGCGTGGCGTGTTTCTGGATTGAGCACCGTGTGCGCCTGATAGTGGGGATGGTCGATCACAATTTTCGCTTCCTGGCGTTCATCGTGAAACGCCGCTCTGGCTTCTGGTGAGAAGACGAAGCGGACATACTGTACGGCGCTGAGGTTATCTTCTTTGCTGCGGCCAGCCTCAAATACTGCGGGAACAACGACCTGCTGTCCAATATGGAGCGAGACCGCTGTGTCGATACCAAGGAGACGCACGAGCTGCGGGCGAATCTGATCGTGCTCGGTAATCTCAATCAGCATCGTCGCGGAGAGTTCTCCGTCGCTGGGGATCAACTCGTTATACGTCTCAATCTCAGACCGCGTCTGATCCAGGTCGGTAATATGTTCCGCGCGCAACATCTCCTGGATTTGGAAC contains:
- a CDS encoding SDR family oxidoreductase, whose protein sequence is MTRVLIAGCGDVGTELGIRLAGDGHTVWGLRRNCDKLPAGISPFPADLTQPDTLCSLPSAVDVVFYTAAPSSSSAENYRATYVDGVRHLLSALVTQGHELQRFIFASSTGVYAQQSGEWVDESSPTEPVHFSGRELLSAEQIVLRSGFPAIVVRLGGIYGPGRTRLIDSVRHGTAECTAGPPVYTNRIHRDDCAGVLQHVMQLTQPNSVYVAVDNEPAEQSTVLRWLALQLGLPPPRTVPAGNADARGHRSNKRCRNTKLVEAGYVFRYPTFREGYHALLTTCDLFMITPVK
- a CDS encoding tryptophan-rich sensory protein yields the protein MSSRHEWLGLTGFLGLCFAVALVGSESTTPVLNDWYARLRKPSWTPPNWIFGPVWSILYTCMAVAAWLVWRKHQSVVIVVPLALFMVQLALNLGWSVMFFGMQNPGAACVEIVFLWGAIVATLLAFWRVTAIAGWLLVPYLGWVTFAVALNFAIWQLND
- a CDS encoding PDZ domain-containing protein; the protein is MRWLIILSGLIFALGIEYWAFENRHFQTPQAQPRPIAARTELTTEEQATISLFQESSPSVVYITTEVVQRDAFSFNLLQIPQGTGSGFLWGAQGHVVTNFHVLEGASYARVTLADQSAWDAQLVGVEPDKDLAVLKIGAPAAQLKPLPLGTSRDLAVGQKVFAIGNPFGLDQTLTTGVISGLGREIESGTGRPIQGVIQTDAAINPGNSGGPLLDSAGRLIGVNTAIYSPSGAYAGVGFAVPVDTVNRTVPQLITHGKVVRPGLGVTLVEDQIAQRFGVDGVLILDVVPQSVAARAGLRPTRQDPAGRVQLGDVITAINDTPIHNGNDLFAELDQYQVGDTVTLIIRREGKPQRLSITLQALS
- a CDS encoding DUF3501 family protein, producing MHKVTINDIVGRERYEHIRDQFREHIIAVKKIRRIAVGNIITFVFENQDTVKFQIQEMLRAEHITDLDQTRSEIETYNELIPSDGELSATMLIEITEHDQIRPQLVRLLGIDTAVSLHIGQQVVVPAVFEAGRSKEDNLSAVQYVRFVFSPEARAAFHDERQEAKIVIDHPHYQAHTVLNPETRHALATEL